One window from the genome of Pantoea cypripedii encodes:
- a CDS encoding PstS family phosphate ABC transporter substrate-binding protein translates to MKSLLLFILLSFSVLAQGQQTMLAGNLSSVGSDTIGYLMTLWGEDFSRQSPGVNVQVQAAGSSTAPTALAAGAAQLGPMSRPMQADERQLFTTRYGYPPLAVPVAMDALVVVVNQDNPLTHIEPQQLDALFSVTRLCGAPHAAQRWGDVGLNLPGWEKRSIQRYGRNSASGTWGFFKQQVLCKGDFRADVSEFPGSAAVVQAVAATPNSIGYASFGFHLSGVKTLPVLTASGDSVMPDAESIRSGRYPWSRPLYIYVNKAPGKPLPPLVSAFLHQVLSPQGQRRVSEAGYLPLSDSQMAQARAAIEGN, encoded by the coding sequence ATGAAATCATTGCTGCTGTTCATTTTGCTGTCGTTCTCTGTCCTGGCACAGGGACAACAAACTATGCTGGCTGGCAATCTGAGTAGTGTGGGGTCCGATACTATCGGTTATCTGATGACGTTGTGGGGTGAAGATTTCAGCCGCCAGTCACCGGGGGTGAATGTGCAGGTGCAGGCGGCGGGATCATCAACCGCTCCCACGGCGCTGGCTGCCGGGGCGGCGCAACTTGGCCCGATGAGCCGGCCAATGCAGGCAGATGAACGTCAGCTGTTTACCACACGCTACGGCTACCCGCCGCTGGCAGTGCCGGTGGCGATGGATGCTCTGGTGGTGGTAGTGAATCAGGACAACCCGCTGACGCACATCGAACCGCAGCAACTCGATGCGCTGTTTTCAGTGACGCGTTTATGTGGCGCGCCGCATGCCGCACAGCGCTGGGGCGATGTGGGACTGAATCTTCCCGGCTGGGAAAAGCGCAGCATCCAGCGTTATGGACGCAACTCAGCTTCCGGTACCTGGGGTTTCTTCAAACAACAGGTGCTGTGCAAAGGCGATTTTCGTGCCGATGTCTCCGAATTTCCCGGCTCCGCAGCCGTGGTGCAGGCCGTAGCGGCAACGCCCAACAGCATCGGCTATGCCAGCTTTGGTTTTCATCTGAGTGGCGTAAAAACCTTACCGGTGTTGACTGCCAGCGGCGACAGCGTGATGCCCGATGCGGAGTCTATCCGCAGCGGACGCTATCCGTGGTCACGTCCTCTTTATATCTACGTCAACAAAGCACCCGGCAAACCGTTGCCACCGCTGGTCTCTGCGTTTCTGCATCAGGTGTTGTCGCCACAGGGCCAGCGCCGCGTCAGTGAAGCAGGCTACCTGCCGCTTTCTGATAGCCAGATGGCCCAGGCGCGGGCGGCCATTGAGGGAAATTGA
- a CDS encoding cobalamin-independent methionine synthase II family protein: MQRVTAPFRADTVGSFLRPAAIKQAREQFAQGEIDATQLRQVEDDAIRHVVEQQRANGLKVVTDGEFRRAWWHFDFFDSLLGVERYEAEQGIQFNGVQTKARGVKVTGKVAFNPHHPMLEHFRFLQSIAGDAVPKMTIPSPSVLHFRGGRKVIDATIYPDLKDYFADLAQTYKDAIKAFYAAGCRYLQLDDTVWAYLCSTDQQQQIRERGEDPQELARIYAQVLNTALEGKPADLTVGLHVCRGNFRSTWISEGGYEPVAEILFGGVNIDAFFLEYDNERSGGFEPLRFIKPGHQQVVLGLITTKTGELEDPAQVKARLQEAAQFVSLEQICLSPQCGFASTEEGNSLSEEQQWQKIRLVVDIANQVW; the protein is encoded by the coding sequence ATGCAACGAGTTACCGCCCCGTTCCGCGCCGATACCGTCGGCAGTTTTCTGCGTCCCGCTGCGATCAAGCAGGCGCGTGAGCAGTTTGCTCAGGGTGAGATTGATGCCACCCAGCTGCGTCAGGTAGAAGATGATGCCATCCGCCATGTCGTGGAGCAGCAGCGTGCTAATGGCCTGAAAGTGGTGACTGATGGTGAATTCCGCCGTGCATGGTGGCACTTCGACTTCTTTGATAGCCTGCTGGGCGTGGAGCGTTACGAAGCCGAGCAGGGCATTCAGTTCAACGGCGTGCAGACCAAAGCGCGTGGCGTGAAAGTGACCGGTAAAGTGGCGTTTAACCCGCATCACCCGATGCTGGAACATTTCCGCTTCCTGCAAAGCATTGCCGGTGATGCGGTACCGAAAATGACCATCCCCAGCCCCAGCGTGCTGCACTTCCGTGGTGGCCGTAAAGTGATCGATGCGACCATCTACCCGGATCTGAAAGACTATTTCGCCGATCTGGCGCAGACCTACAAAGATGCCATCAAGGCGTTTTACGCCGCAGGCTGCCGTTACCTGCAACTGGATGACACCGTCTGGGCCTACCTGTGCTCGACCGATCAGCAACAGCAGATCCGTGAACGTGGTGAAGATCCGCAGGAACTGGCGCGCATCTATGCTCAGGTGCTGAATACGGCGCTGGAAGGTAAACCGGCGGATCTGACGGTGGGTCTGCATGTGTGTCGCGGCAATTTCCGTTCAACCTGGATCTCGGAAGGTGGCTATGAGCCGGTGGCGGAGATCCTGTTTGGCGGCGTGAATATCGATGCCTTCTTCCTTGAATATGACAACGAACGTTCAGGTGGCTTTGAGCCGCTGCGCTTCATCAAACCGGGCCATCAACAGGTGGTACTGGGCCTGATTACCACCAAAACCGGTGAGCTTGAAGATCCGGCACAGGTGAAAGCACGTTTGCAGGAAGCGGCGCAATTCGTCAGCCTGGAGCAGATTTGTCTCAGTCCGCAATGTGGTTTTGCCTCCACCGAAGAGGGCAACAGCCTGAGCGAAGAACAGCAGTGGCAAAAAATTCGCCTCGTGGTCGATATCGCAAATCAGGTGTGGTGA
- the brnQ gene encoding branched-chain amino acid transporter carrier protein BrnQ — protein MTYRLTPKDILALGFMTFALFVGAGNIIFPPMVGIQSGEHVWTAAIGFLITAVGLPVMTVIALARVGGGIDALSSPIGKAAGLLLATVCYLAVGPLFATPRTATVSFEVGIAPLTGDGALPLFIYSLIYFSLVIVISLYPGKLLDTVGHFLAPLKIVALTVLGIAALLWPAGGLSPATADYQRAAFSSGFVNGYLTMDTLGALVFGIVIVNAARSRGVEDARLLTRYTMLAGIIAGVGLTLVYLSLFKLGSDSGAIVDQNANGAAILHAYVQQTFGGMGSFFLAALIFVACMVTAVGLTCACAEFFAQYLPLSYKALVFILGLFSMVVSNLGLSHLIQISIPVLTAIYPPCIVLVVLSFTLSWWNKSSRIIAPAMLVSLLFGIVDAIKTTSFKDALPLFSQHLPLADQGLSWLPPSLVMLLIAAVVDRVKGREQVAVHQ, from the coding sequence ATGACATATCGTTTAACCCCGAAGGATATCCTCGCGCTGGGCTTCATGACGTTTGCCCTGTTTGTCGGCGCAGGAAACATCATTTTCCCGCCTATGGTTGGTATTCAGTCTGGCGAACACGTCTGGACTGCCGCTATTGGTTTTCTGATTACCGCAGTTGGCTTGCCGGTGATGACCGTCATCGCCCTGGCGCGCGTGGGCGGCGGTATCGATGCCCTCAGCTCACCGATTGGTAAAGCCGCGGGTCTGCTGCTGGCGACCGTTTGCTATCTGGCTGTTGGCCCGCTGTTCGCGACGCCGCGTACCGCAACCGTGTCATTTGAAGTGGGGATTGCCCCGCTGACCGGTGATGGCGCGCTGCCGCTGTTTATCTACAGCCTGATCTATTTCTCGCTGGTCATCGTCATCTCCCTCTATCCCGGCAAATTGCTGGATACCGTGGGCCACTTCCTTGCGCCACTGAAAATTGTTGCGCTGACGGTGCTGGGTATTGCGGCATTATTGTGGCCTGCCGGTGGACTTTCTCCGGCGACGGCGGATTACCAGCGTGCTGCCTTCTCCAGCGGTTTTGTTAACGGCTATCTGACCATGGATACGCTGGGCGCACTGGTGTTTGGTATCGTTATCGTTAACGCAGCGCGTTCACGCGGTGTGGAAGATGCCCGCCTGCTGACCCGTTACACCATGCTGGCGGGGATCATTGCCGGTGTCGGTCTGACGCTGGTTTACCTCAGCCTGTTCAAACTGGGCTCAGACAGCGGCGCGATTGTGGATCAAAACGCCAACGGCGCGGCGATTCTGCATGCATATGTCCAGCAGACCTTCGGCGGTATGGGCAGCTTCTTCCTGGCTGCGCTGATCTTCGTGGCCTGTATGGTGACGGCTGTCGGCCTGACCTGCGCCTGTGCAGAATTTTTTGCGCAATACCTGCCGTTATCGTATAAAGCCCTGGTCTTTATCCTCGGTCTGTTCTCTATGGTGGTGTCGAACCTCGGCCTGAGCCATCTGATTCAGATTTCGATTCCGGTGCTGACGGCGATTTATCCGCCGTGCATCGTACTGGTGGTGCTGAGCTTCACCCTGAGCTGGTGGAACAAAAGCAGCCGCATTATCGCTCCGGCGATGCTGGTCAGCCTGCTGTTCGGGATTGTTGATGCCATCAAAACCACCAGTTTTAAAGACGCGCTGCCGTTATTCAGTCAGCACCTGCCGCTGGCCGATCAGGGACTTTCCTGGTTGCCGCCGTCGCTGGTGATGCTGCTGATTGCGGCGGTGGTGGATCGCGTAAAAGGACGCGAACAAGTCGCCGTTCACCAGTAA